CGCGCGCACGCGGGCCCAGCTCTGGCCCGACGAACTGCCCGTGAAAATGGAGGTCCCCGAACTGCTCTACAACCTGGGCGAGCTGCACAACCTCTGCGTGGCCCGGGGGACCCTCACGCCCGAGGACCGCTTCAAGATCAACGAGCACATCATCCAGACCCTGGCCATCCTGAGCCAGATCCCCTTCCCGCCCGCACTCAAGCGCGTGCCCGAAATCGCCGGAGGGCACCACGAAACCCTCGACGGCCGGGGCTACCCCTTCCGGCTCAACGCCGAACAGCTCTCCATCGAGGCCCGCATCGTGGCCGTGGCCGACATCTTCGAGGCCCTCACCGCCTCCGACAGGCCCTACAAGAAGGCCAAGACCCTGGCCGAGGCCCTGGGCATCATGCGCCGCATGCGCGACGACCGCCACATCGACCCGGACCTCTTCGAGGTGTTCCTGCGCTCCGGGCTCCACGTGCGCTACGCCGAGCGCTTCCTCATGCCCTGGCAGAACGTGCCGGTGGACGTGGAGGCCCTTCTGCGGCAGGATGCGCGCGGCGGTTGAACGCCCCACGGACCCCACGCACCATGACACTGGCCGTCGCGCTCTCCGGCGGCATGGACAGCCTCCTCGCCCTGGCGCTGGCCCGCGACGCCGGGGGCGATGTCCTGGCCGTGCACGCCCACTTTCTCCCCCCGGACCACCGCGCCCGGGAGCTGGCCCACGCCCTGGAAACCCTCTGCCGGGGCCTGGGCGTGCCCTTCCACGCCCTGGACCTCTCCGAAGCCTTCCGCCAACGCGTGGTGACGCCCTTCGCCCAGGCCTACGCCTCTGGCCTCACGCCCAATCCCTGCGCGGCCTGCAACCGCGACATGAAGTTCGGCCTGCTCTTCGAGGCCGCCCGGGCGCTGGGGGCCGGACGCATCGCCACCGGCCACTACGCCCGACTGGCCCCGGCCCCCGAGGGCGGCCAGGCCCTCCTGCGCGGGGCCGATCCCGCCAAGGACCAGAGCTATTTCCTCACCTTGGTGCACCGCCGGAACCTGGACCACGCCCGCTTCCCACTGGGCGACTGGACCAAGGCCCGCGTGCCCGCCGAACTGGCCCGTCGCGGCCTGACCCCGCCCCTGCCATCGGAGAGCCAGGAGGTCTGCTTCGTCCCGGACGACGACTACCGCGCCTTTCTCCAGTCCCTGGGCGCGCCCCTGCCCGGACCCGGCCCCATCGTGCTGGAGGACGGCCGGGTGGTCGGCCGCCACCAGGGCCTCTGGCGGTACACCGTCGGCCAGCGCAAGGGCATCGGCGTGGCCTGGGGCTTCCCCCTCCACGTGCTGGCCAAGCGCGCCGGGAAGAACGCCCTGGTGGTGGGACCCAAGGCCGCCCTGGCCGCGCTGGAATGCCGCGTGCGCGAGGTCAACGCCCTGGCCGATCCCTCCCGGTGGCCCGGGGAGGTCCTTGTCCAGACCTGCTACCGCCAGCACCCCAGGCCCGCGCGGGCCGCCCCCGACGGCGAAGGGGGGCTCCTGCTGCACTTTCTTGATCCCGTGGAGCGCCCCACGCCCGGGCAGGTGGCCGCGCTCTTCGACGGCAGCGGCCGCGCCCTGGCGGGCGGGATCATCGCTTGAACTCCCTGCCCGCCTTGGGCTATCCCACGCGGGCCATGAACACCATCCGCAACGCCCTTATCGACCGCGACGGCACCATCATCGTGGAAAAGCACTACCTGCACGACCCGGCCCAGGTGGTGCTGGTCCCCGGCGCGGGCGAGGCCCTGGCCGCGCTCCAGGAGGCCGGAGTGCGCCTTTTCGTGGTCACCAACCAGTCCGGCATCGGCCGGGGCTACTACCGCGAGGAGGACTTCCAGGCCGTGCAGCGCCGCCTGGAGGAGCTTCTGGCCCCCCACGGCGTCCGCCTGCGGGACACCGCCTTCTGCCCCCACGCCCCCGACGCGCGCTGCGCCTGCCGCAAGCCGGAACCCGGCCTCTGGACGGCCCTGCGCGACGCCCACGCCCTGGACCCGGCCGAGACCGCCATGATCGGCGACAACGCCTCCGACGTGGCCTTCGGCCGCTCCTGCGGTTTCGCGGAGTCCGTGCTGGTGCTCACCGGCCACGGCAGACGCTTTGCCGCCAGACTGGGCCTGCCCGAGCAGGTGGCGGACTGGACCCGCCTGGTCGCTCCCGACCCGGCGCAGCCCACCCTCCTCGCCCGGGACCTGCCGGGCGCGGTGCGGGCGCTGCTCGCGAACGCCGGGAACGCCCCGTGAGCGCGGCGCGCCGCTTCGCCCAGGCCCTGGCCGGGCAGTGGTCGGCAACGGTCTACTGCGCCGTGCTGGCCACCCTGCTCTCCTTCGTGTTGGGCCGCGTGCTTGGCCCCGACGCCTTCGGAGTGTATTCCTACATCATCACCCTGGCCTCGCTCTTCGCCATCCTCCAGGACGGCGGTTTCTCCACTCTGATCTTCCGGGAGACGGCCCATCCCTCAGAACACCTCACGTCCAGCCCTCCGCTCCTCCGCCAGGCCCTGACCCACTGCGCGCTCACCACCCTGGCCGGGCTGGGCCTCGTCTTGATCGCGCCCCTGGAGCACAAGGCGGCCCTGGCGCTGGCCGTGCTCTACTACGCCCTCTTCAGCGCCGGGAGCTACCTTTCGGCCGCCTTGAAGGGCTCCGGGGCCTTCGTGGCCGAGGCCCGCTGGCGCATGACCGTGCGCACGGCCACGGCCGCCGCCGTGGGCCTGGCGCTCCTCGTGCCCGGCGCGGGCGTAGCCGCCCTCTTCGGCGGCTATCTGGCGGGACAGCTGCTGGCCCTGGCCCTGCCCATGGCCGCGCCGGTCCGCCTTTTCCCGGCCCCGCGCATCGACCCCTCGCTCTACCGGAGCTGCGGGGCTTTCCTGCTCATCAGCGCGGCCACCACCATCTACTTCAAGTCCGACATCATCCTGCTCACCCAGCTCACGGCCGACCCCGCCGAGGTGGGCCAGTACGCCGCCGCCTACCGTCTGGTGGAGGCCGCCGTGCTCTTCTCCTCGCCGCTCGCCCACATCTTCTTCCGCACCCTGCGCACCAGCCTGGGCGACGCGGCCGCCTTCCGCTCCAGCTTCCGCCGCCAGTTGGCCGCCATGTGCCTGCTGGCCGTCTCGGGCACGGCCCTGGCCCTGTGGCTGGGCCCCGGGATCATCCGCCTCGCCTTCGGCGAACGCTTCGGCCCGGCCGGGGAGCTCTGCGCCTGGGTGCTTCCCTCGCTCCTCTTCATCCTGCCCAACGGGCTGCTCACCCAGGCCCTCATCGCCATGGGCCGCGAGGGCTTCTACGCCCGCGTCACGGTGGTCACGGCCCTGCTGAACATCGCCCTCAACGCGGCGCTCATCCCCTTCTTCGGGGCCAAGGGTTCGGCCGCCGCCACCGTGGCCACCGAGGCGGCCCTTGCCCTCGGGCTCACGGCGGGCTACCTGAAGCGGTCATGAACACCACGCCCTTCACCAGCGAAGACGAGTTCCTGGAAGCCATCCACGCCCGCTTCCCCAACGAGCACCCTCACCTGGCCCTGGGACGCGGCGACGACTGCGCCCTGCTCAAGTGCCCCGAAACCGTGGCCCTCACCACGGACCTCTTCGTGGAGCACGTCCATTTCCGGCGCTCCTACTTCTCTCCCGCCGACGTGGGCCACAAGGCCCTGGCCGTGAACCTCTCGGACCTAGCCGCCATGGGCTGCCTGCCCCTGGGCTTCTCGCTGGGCCTGGCCGGGCCGCCGGACACGCCGCGCGTTTTCTGGGAAGGCGTGCTGGACGGCATGGCCGCGCTGGCCGCGCGGTTCGACATCCCCCTGGCCGGGGGCGACCTCAACGCCGCCGGGGCCGTGATGCTGGCCGTGACGGCCTGGGGCAGGCCAGGACCCACGGGCCGCGCGCTTCAGCGCTGCATGTGCAAGCCACAGGACGTCCTCTTCCTGGCGGGCGACGCGGGCCTGGCCCGCGTGGGCCTTGAGGTGCTGGAGCGCTTCGGCCCCGACGCCGCGCGGGACTGGCCCGAGGCGACCGCCGCCCACCTGCGCCCCGCCCCCCTGGTGAAGGACGGCCTCGCCCTGGCCAAATTGCGCACGCGCGGGCTCATGGACCTCTCCGACGGCCTGGCCCGCGACCTCCCGCGTTTCCTGGGCCGGGACCTGGGGGCGGACCTGTCCATCGACCCGGACATCCTCCACCCCGAGGTGCTCGCCTGGGCCAAGGCCACGGAGCAGGACCCCGCGGCCCTGGCCGTGCTGGGCGGCGAGGACTACGCCCTGTTGGGCGCCTGCCACCGCGCGCAATTCCTGGAAATCTACGGCCACGTGCCTTCGGTCTGGGCCGTGGGCGAGGCCAGCGCCAGGCCCGGCCTGCGCGTGAACGGCAAGCCCCAGGACGCCAAGGGGTTCGATCACTTCGGGTAGAGTCGCGGGCGATGGGGACGGGGAGATGCCTCCGGCGGGCAAAGAGGGCGCTGCCCTCTCTGCACTCTCCCACCAGGGGGGAGCCCCCCCTGGACCCAGCAGTTGCTTCGCGGGATTCACCGATACGGCCCACGTCAAACGTTGGTTTTCCCGTACCGCCCCACGACAGGATGAACAGAGGGCCAGCCGCCCTTCCGGGGCGGCTGGCCCTCCAACTACAACCTCTTTGCTTTCCTCTTCGCCCTAACCCTACGTGAACATGTTGATGGCGCACGTGTCGGCCAGCTTCAGGTACTGCTCGGCGTTCATCACTTCGACGCCGTCGATCAGGTCTTCTTTGCCGAGCTTCATCATGTCCAGCGTCATGCGGCAGGCGATGAGCCTCACCCCCTCCAGTTGCGCCGTCTCCTGAAGCTCCGGCAGGTCCGGGATGCCCGCCTGGGCGATCTGGCGCTTCATCATCCAGCTGGCCAGGCGGGACATCCCCGGGATCGCCCCCAGGAAGCCCGGCGGATGGAACAGGAACTTCCCCAACTGTCCCTTGCGCACGGCGTTGATGCCCATAAACGTATGGAACACGAAGGCCTCGTGTCCCAGCCTGCGCGCGTTGATGGAGAGGATCAGGGCAGGATAGGCCCCGTC
This sequence is a window from Fundidesulfovibrio magnetotacticus. Protein-coding genes within it:
- a CDS encoding oligosaccharide flippase family protein; this translates as MSAARRFAQALAGQWSATVYCAVLATLLSFVLGRVLGPDAFGVYSYIITLASLFAILQDGGFSTLIFRETAHPSEHLTSSPPLLRQALTHCALTTLAGLGLVLIAPLEHKAALALAVLYYALFSAGSYLSAALKGSGAFVAEARWRMTVRTATAAAVGLALLVPGAGVAALFGGYLAGQLLALALPMAAPVRLFPAPRIDPSLYRSCGAFLLISAATTIYFKSDIILLTQLTADPAEVGQYAAAYRLVEAAVLFSSPLAHIFFRTLRTSLGDAAAFRSSFRRQLAAMCLLAVSGTALALWLGPGIIRLAFGERFGPAGELCAWVLPSLLFILPNGLLTQALIAMGREGFYARVTVVTALLNIALNAALIPFFGAKGSAAATVATEAALALGLTAGYLKRS
- the thiL gene encoding thiamine-phosphate kinase, translating into MNTTPFTSEDEFLEAIHARFPNEHPHLALGRGDDCALLKCPETVALTTDLFVEHVHFRRSYFSPADVGHKALAVNLSDLAAMGCLPLGFSLGLAGPPDTPRVFWEGVLDGMAALAARFDIPLAGGDLNAAGAVMLAVTAWGRPGPTGRALQRCMCKPQDVLFLAGDAGLARVGLEVLERFGPDAARDWPEATAAHLRPAPLVKDGLALAKLRTRGLMDLSDGLARDLPRFLGRDLGADLSIDPDILHPEVLAWAKATEQDPAALAVLGGEDYALLGACHRAQFLEIYGHVPSVWAVGEASARPGLRVNGKPQDAKGFDHFG
- the mnmA gene encoding tRNA 2-thiouridine(34) synthase MnmA translates to MTLAVALSGGMDSLLALALARDAGGDVLAVHAHFLPPDHRARELAHALETLCRGLGVPFHALDLSEAFRQRVVTPFAQAYASGLTPNPCAACNRDMKFGLLFEAARALGAGRIATGHYARLAPAPEGGQALLRGADPAKDQSYFLTLVHRRNLDHARFPLGDWTKARVPAELARRGLTPPLPSESQEVCFVPDDDYRAFLQSLGAPLPGPGPIVLEDGRVVGRHQGLWRYTVGQRKGIGVAWGFPLHVLAKRAGKNALVVGPKAALAALECRVREVNALADPSRWPGEVLVQTCYRQHPRPARAAPDGEGGLLLHFLDPVERPTPGQVAALFDGSGRALAGGIIA
- a CDS encoding D-glycero-alpha-D-manno-heptose-1,7-bisphosphate 7-phosphatase, whose amino-acid sequence is MNSLPALGYPTRAMNTIRNALIDRDGTIIVEKHYLHDPAQVVLVPGAGEALAALQEAGVRLFVVTNQSGIGRGYYREEDFQAVQRRLEELLAPHGVRLRDTAFCPHAPDARCACRKPEPGLWTALRDAHALDPAETAMIGDNASDVAFGRSCGFAESVLVLTGHGRRFAARLGLPEQVADWTRLVAPDPAQPTLLARDLPGAVRALLANAGNAP
- a CDS encoding DsrE/DsrF/DrsH-like family protein, encoding MESKPEAGGSQRYAFICSRGTLDGAYPALILSINARRLGHEAFVFHTFMGINAVRKGQLGKFLFHPPGFLGAIPGMSRLASWMMKRQIAQAGIPDLPELQETAQLEGVRLIACRMTLDMMKLGKEDLIDGVEVMNAEQYLKLADTCAINMFT